TACTTGAGCTGATTTCTAAAGCAAGAAGTCTATGCCACCACCAAAAATGGCCTTTTGTTGTACTCCATGACCATCTCTGATCACACTTGCAAGGAGGCATCAGACCTTGAACAGTTTGCATTGGGAGGCAATGCCATTATGACCAAACAGGCAACAAAAAACCATCCTGTTTCTTCCACAACGCCTTCTGGATCATTAACAGGATACCAACCATGCCCCACCACCACAATATATGCAACAAACTCCTGCAGAAACAAGGAACCAGACCACTCCAAGCCTTGCACATAAATGGTACCAAAAAAAGGTCACCCAATCCCTGGGATTATCAAGATTTCACATTTGGCTTCATTTCCATGTGCCTCTCAATCAGTTTGTCCACAAAGGAACGGATCTGCAAGTTTAAAGATAAGAGGACAACTCAGAAGAAAAGACATACCACGACATTACAAAATACCACTAAGGCTTCATTTATGCAATAAGGTTATTCAGCAGGTACAAATAAAAGCTATTGCAGAAAATTTGGTTCCTTTCATGTTAGAAAGAataattctataaaaaaaatatctattaatttgTCAAGGAGAAGTTTTGTGCACAAGCCAACCCTAAAGAAAGCAATATAAGACGGGTGCTTTTCCAAATGAACCAACCAACAGGGCCAACATGGATTcgtatattttaaaaattataaaatttaaaaatatatatatagggaggAAAAAGGTTCCCCCAGATAAATAGATCCGAtgttaataacataaaaatGTAATACACACCTTATTCCTGCGCTTGAAATCAAGAAACTCTGAAACAGACATTGTTTTTTCAGCATCTGTGGCCTGCTCCATGACCTGAAAATTGAACTGTAAGACtggggaaaaaataaaagaacagtTGCAAGCTCATGTTTAATCATGTCATACAAAATCCATCAGGATTAAATTTGCAACTAGATATAAAAGGAAGGGAGAAAATAGGGAAGATGAAAAACAAGTAACCTTAGTTGCAGTTTTCTTCATAATTGACTTGTATCCTTCCTTATCAATTTTCCTTGCTTTATAAAGGGGCATAAGCAATGATGCAACATAATCCACAACAGCCTGCTTAATGCGGTCAGCCCCTCGAGAAAGATTTTTTACAGATTCCTTGTTTACTGTAACTTGTGAAACAGAACTCTCATTTGCCAATCTATCATGCCTCCAGGTGGGTAGTCTTGAACTTGTGTTCGAATCCTCCTCATCCTTTATATTCACAGTCGAACGGAAGAATTCAGAATCAGCTGCAGCTGCCTGAGATTGCCATCTGTCAATTGCATGATAGTCCTTTATCCCCACACTACCAGCTGTATCAACCCATGCTTTAGTATAAATACTGCTATCCACCGCCACACTTTCACCAGAGTGCTCTCTGAAGTTCAAATGGCTGGCAATCTCATTTGAATGGCTCCGCAATGAGAGGTCATCCACTGAAACTTTTGAACTGTCAAGGTTAGCACAAGCAGCAGAGAAATCAACAGACCAGTTCCTAACTTTGCAGTTCCTAGAGTCTATTTCTGATATACAATCTTGTCTTCCCAAAACTCCCCCAGACCATTTCCTTCTAGTATCAACCTCATCCATTTGGGAAAATTGATCCCGTCTAGCAAATTTGTGAAATGATGGTATCTTAGGAAGCTGCAGTGATGTATTACATTTGGCTTCTGATGACGCATAGGCCTGCAATACAAAACCACCACTAAAATCCTTTAGAGATAGTGACcagaagaaagaggaaaagattCACAAAGaagataagtaaaacagaaCAGCCTATGACTAAATATGGCTGCAGAAATAAAGTGCTATGGCACCACCTGTTCCAGGTAAATATCAACATAATTGCATGCTATCTAAATTGCAATCAACCTAgttaaataataacaataacaaataaaaataaggacATCAACAATCCAAGCTACAAGTGATGCCTGTGTAGTTAAAATTTTAGTGGTTACGTTTGGGTTCCACAGCAATTTACTCCAAATTGATACCAAAAATAAGTATCAAAACCTCATCATAGTACTGGAAAGTTTGTATAAAAGTGGTGAAGGATAGCCATATTTAATGTGTAAAAAAAGTGAAGAGTCTGTATCATGAACATTGCATTTTTCAGGCACACTAAGAACATTAACAAGAACACAAGGTATGGCAATATTTACAATTGCAAGACATTAAGTGGGTCAGCACATAACCATGATCTAAGCATCTTGCAAAGTTACATTTTTTGTATGTACTGCACCTTTGGGGTTATCCTCACAGTTGgaaattttatcaaatatgGGATGATAGTGGTTGATTGATGTTATATGTGCAAATGCAGCGGTGAAACCATGGACCACTTGTTACAACATTGCACAATTGCTATGGCTTCAACATTCATGTTATTTGGAGCTAAACGGATAGTGCCTATATCCATCCAGGAGTTGCTTCAATGTTGGAGAAGGAAACCTGAGTCTTTCAGATTTGGAGTCTGGACCATAGTCCCAATGTGTTTCACATGGACTTTATGGAAGGAAAGAACATTTGAGGGGGGAGATTTGTCAGTTATGTGAATTAAATCAATGTCTATTAGCTCTTTAATTTAATTGgaagtagaatttttttggtttcattgaATTTGTGTGATCTTGAGGAGATAGTTGAGCATACATCCAGTACACTAAAGCTGTCCCCCTTATCctatataattgtatgagtttTCCTCAATACAGATCTTATActcatcaaaagaaaagaagcattgTACCAAATCAAGAGAAACAAACCTCAGCAGCTGCAAGTGCCGCAGCACGGGCTGCTTCTGCAGCAGCGAAGGCAGCCTGTTCTTCCTCAGACATAGCAACATTGTTGCCCTCCAGCTCAGTATCCAGTGTACCTATTGAACCTTGGGACCTTGATGTAATCTCCATTTTTGAGTCATTTGTAGTTTCGTGTTGGGCTGCTTTGCCATTCACTTTCTTCAAATTTGCATTAGAAGGCAAAAAACTTCCAGATGCAGGAACCTGCAAGTTTCCTTTATTCTCCATAGCACCATGATGTGTGTGCAGAGGCGGCTTTCCCATTACTGGATCTTTAAGAGATTTTCTCTTTGCTGAATCTATAGCAGTTGCTTGCCTTGATAACTTCAATCCACCATTAGAAGCTTTTTCCTTGCGAAAGACTTCAAGCCACACATTAACCAGCTGACTTGCTATTGCACGTATATCTCGGCTAGTATGTACACAAACTTTTTCTTTCACAGTTTTCCCTATGCCTACATCAACAgtatcaacaattaaataataattgtaatgATAAGCATATTCCATCATCAACATTGTTGATATCAAATTACTTCTAGAAAATGAATTCATATCAACTCAAGTCAATTCAAACACATTCATATGGGTGCATTTACACATAATTTTAAGAAAGTGACTTCTAATCATTCTAGttaaattttcatatcaaaCAATTTAAGCATAAATTATAAGCAAATTACCTCAGCATGATCCAGTTAAACAattcaagtcttttttttttttctttttaaaattttgataagtaacgGATTTAACAATTCAAGTCTTGAACAATCAAAGAGCTAATATAAGCTGAAACCACATAATTTTTCTCCTGCACAGTTTTCTGCTGAACATGTGAATCATTTTCCCAGTGAAATTTATTTATCACCCTTCCTGAAACTTTCTTCCAGAAACAGACTAAGAAGACAGAATCTAAAAACTTGAATCAGTAATAACTAAattaatcttctttttttctttttcagcaTAAGCAATCCTCTATGTACATATGCATGTGTAAATGCTGCATACAAAAAACAGAAAGACAAATCAATACCTGACAAGCGCACAGCAAGTAGATCAGTTGAAACTCGTACAAGTAGACGAACACAATGCCGCAAGAGTTGGGTCCCATCCTTCCCCATAGAGTCCTATCATAAGCCAAACAAAATACACGGCATcagaaattttgtttaaaatgatgAACATAGGATGATGTCAACAGCCAAAGAACAAATACATTAACAAATTCCATATTtcattcattataaaaaaaataataataaataaataaaaaaagactgaAAAACTATGGAAGGCAAGTAATACCAGTATCCATGAGTTGAGTGTAGTAAGCCCTTCCTTGGTCCCAGCAAAGGATTTCAAGGTTTCAACACGAAGATTCAACAACTCTTTGGCCACACACAATCGTCCTGCAGTAGTTTTTGCATTAAAGAACATCTCCTGTAGTAAAGCTTCTATTGTCAAAATCTGGCCTCCATCTAAAGAGTCCTTGTAGAGGACATTAGAAAGCTCAACTGCATCAAGTCTCTTTGTTATGTCCCTAACTTCATCCCTCTCAAAGTCACTCTGTCTGTGGACAACCTCCATTGCCTCTACTTCTGCAGTGTAGTCTTTTCCAGTCCTCAATATGTCAATTATACGCACTGCTTCCCGTAGCCCACTCATCATTGCACCACCAACTGTGTCGGGATGCTCCTTGCAGGTGGCTTCACCagcaaaaaacaaacaattctCTACAGGCCTTCCCAATAAATCATAATCTTCTCCAGATGCTCCAACAGCAACATAGGAGTAAGCACCATAGCTAAAAGGATCCCTGCCCCAGTCTGTCACTACTGATGCAACTGGATCAGGAACTGAAGCCTCACCAAAAAGTTTACGGAGAACCATTAACGCATGGTTTACATGATCAGATGAGCTCATGTTTTGGCCATCTATAGCTGCCTTACCAACCACTAAAGCTATAAGAACAGGAGCCCCAACTGTTTTCCTAAGATTCCAGAACATAAAGCACTGGCCCCTTCGGTTTGTTTCCTCAGCTGTTGCCCCAAAGTAATCCACAGAATCATCCCAGAATACTTCCGGAAACTCCAAAACCACTTTATTGAGAACTCCAAAGCCAAGCCTCTGGATAGAAGAATGTTTCCATTGGGGTAAAGGTGGGGAAAACTTTAGGGTATCTGCTTTCAAGCACCCAAGCGGCACTGTAATCAGGACAGCATCTCCCGAAAATTCACTGCCATTTGATGTAGAAACTTTGACTCTATAACTCCCACTACCATTACTGCCAGAGTCCTTGGTTTCATATGAAACATTTGTAACTATATGGTTCAAGCGAATGGGAAGTCCATCTCCAAGAGACTCAACAACAGTGCTGTAACCCCCTTTAATCATACAATGAGCTCCTCCAAATCCTCCATAAACATCATCTTGGTTCCAGTAGGGAAGAGATACTTGCTTAAGCAGAGCAGCACAACCATACTCTAAGTTGGCAAAATGCCAGTCCATAACCCTCCTCTCCAAAGGATCCAAAATCTCTTTAGAATAATTTCTCAGAGGAAAACTGCCATCAACGCTACCTTTATTGGAATCAAAGAAAGCATTTTTAGAACCATGCAGTTCAGTCTCTTCCTTATTTGTTCCTAATCGCGCCAAACGACGCTTCTTAAGGGCATATTCTAAGCCATCCTCAAGGGACATTCTCATTGCATGTTCCCCTCTCTGGGCAACAAGCAATACCATATCATCCAGAAGGCTGTTGTATTCTGCTTCCAGGCGATCATCCAGATCTGCAGGAACTTTTTGACCTGTAACAATATCATAAAGAGGGCAGTCACTGTTTAGCACAGTCAACTTGAGGCCCAACTGAGCACAAACCAATGAGGAAGGATCCGGTCTCCTTTCAGTGGCCACATCAGCCTCAACACCAGTAATGATGCTAGCACCAAGATCCACAGGAACAGACAGAGATGAGCGGTCTGTAAAAACACGGCCACCTATCCTACTCCTAGCTTCAAGAACTGTTACAGAAAAACCCTGCCGTTGCAAGTGGCGTGCAGCAGTTAAGCCAGCAGGACCAGCTCCGACAATAATGATTCTCTTTCTAACATCAGAATCACACTGCAGAGAGTGATCCCCCCCAACCTGATCATCTGAGGCAGATTGAATGGTGCACGAGTCATTCACTAACTCAGATGTTATGACGGGGTCTGTTAGACCATCCAGTTTTTCACATGACAGACCAGTACTTAGAACGGGCATATTGTCAACGGGCATATTGTCAATGCTACCATATTCTGGGTAATCATCAGCCAGACATTCTTCACGTTCTGTTGCATCAGGTAATTCAGGTGCAGCAGGAGTACCAGTCCTGCTACCTCTAATAGCTCCAAGCATTTGAGTTGCATTTTCAAGGATAACATCATTCTTTGCCTCCATTGAAGTATCAGAACTCTTAACCTGACCAACAATAAAAGAAACTCCATCCTCCAAATCAGCCACTGAAGACCCAGAATTTTCCTTCAGATTTTTTCCATTTAGAAGCTGATAATTATGCTTAGCATTAGTTTCTGCTTTCTCCTTCTCAGAAGCAATTCCAACATTTATATATCCCTGTAAAAAAATGGTAAGCTTTAAATACATGCATGAAACAAACAATATAGAAAGACTTATTCAATCCCTAAAACGAGCACAAATtactgaaaaacaaataaagaaaataggggggccgcgggggggggggggggggggggggaggttgGGAAGCAAACAAACAGATGCATCATTTtgacaagaaaaaagaatacaGAACATAAATAAAACTCAATACACTTTACAAACTTACACTATGATCAAGAAATGCATAGATCTCCCTGATAAGTGTAGCATGTGATGGTTCGTCCTCAAAAGGAGTATCAGAGACCCCACAGTCAGCAAGTGGTAAAATACGGCTAACATCTTTACTCCAAAGACTCAATATCCGATTCCTGCATGCCACCAAGAAATTAAAAGGAAGTGAACTCATCATTAGAAAAACAAGTTCTGGGTAAAAGATAATATTAATGTATAACTCTAAAAATAATATCTAGCCTATTCCTAgttcaaataaaaagaatatgcAGGACCCAATCATTACTcattataattgaaaattttcagaagCTGAAACAAGATGCACAGAGAGGCTGGAAGGTATGTTTGTAGAATTTCATAGAAAAGGCACAGAAGAGTAGAAGCCACAATATCAGAACCTCCACTTAGAGAAGAAAGCAAATCTAAAACAACATTCAGGTATTACCGTATTAAacttaatttcaaaataaaaagtcaaacaAGGGCACTAAtgataaattacatatttaccTACAGCAGCACAATAAGTGACAGTCTGCCCATTTTTGGTACAgcttatttttcagtttttttcaGAATAGGGTTGTTTGAAAAGGCTATAACTAGAAAAGACTGAACGTTAAAAATGCTGTACTTTGAAAAGGTGCTATTTGAAAATGCTTTACCAAACGGGCATAGAAAGATTCCAACATTGTAGATGATTTACTTGGAAGACGCCTACAGAGCCAACATATACAAGGCATTACTAACACTAACAGGAGCGACTTGCAATAAAATCACATTATCACAGAAACTAGATTCTCAGTAGCTGTGGCCACCTCTATCGTGGAATAGCACCACCCCAATCTATAGAAAAGGTTTCAACAGGGAGTTGCTGACTTGCTGTCAAAACTTCAAATAAAAGACATAATTATATAACTAATACATAAATTAATTGGtcgtttttttaaataatacataccCTTTTGCCCCAGCATCAAGCCACTGAACATGATCTTAAATACAAGGCCAGCAAAGCCAgcatgtaataaaaaaattgtcattatGACTATTAGCTTTCCATCTACAAGATTCAGTGCCCTTAGTCTTTCTATAAGTTTCATCTATACTATAATGCAAGGAGAAGCAAAGccagttgaaacttgaaagcatGTAGTTTCTCTTAATCCTAGTCTAAAAACTAGCCTAACTAAAGATTACATCTACATGGGTTCAACTTCTAAAAAAGCTTTATCCAATAAAATGGGGAAACAGTTACCTACCTCTTTTTTAGTTAAGTCTGTCACCAACCTTTTCGTTTTTTAAGTGACAGTGTTAGCTAGTGTTGGTAAAAGCATCGAGCGCACAGGCTACATTTTCCAAAGATCTCTaatataaatattcaaaaaatatcaACTAAAAAAAAGGCTGATAAACTCAAATATATTTTGTCTAATAGCTAAAGTGGACAATAAATTTACATAAGCTATATCTCTTAGAATTTTAATATAgcaaat
This DNA window, taken from Quercus robur chromosome 2, dhQueRobu3.1, whole genome shotgun sequence, encodes the following:
- the LOC126712353 gene encoding lysine-specific histone demethylase 1 homolog 3; amino-acid sequence: MDGEDKKCGIKRRSKPVEIGLVSDDDEPIGTLFKLRRTKNPKKVKSGLESEGIKKVEIGEEKLKVEGEDFGGMDDTLASFKKKLKGPKKDCGSGILRGRSSTLNAVDSSDRSSNGPVEDVEKGRVMRGDEGSDVTMDVGVESKCKGKVKRPKINSVVKTVDGHVALDNDLESMGSGSNSLREESGLCPREGPNQSVDENLKDSLSEFVRKAQSGLIKKYRISPSLKQKSEAQTLEDGLSPCSESSVGVSKLVTLGRLRSGSSSKLECTSLKSKNRRSDDSFCEVSDCIEENHGSTRGLPSDSAIKEESMKPSDNGYDRSSKIIFEDPPPLSLSSRSPSKGIQNEAMEDPCGSKVQEGYKVDNDSLNEVCDGEFICVQLKDNYSAPSQKAAMGIHTFKDRLKHCPTVSTSTLLHDVVKFPNSISGPTKMEEDNEFDIGFRDTFTRQSEGIPTAHVSNANLEISSSMVQKEIVGTFHDDELLKKSCIYNPKDICNSVSGKVLEVSSKCLSQYSSPHLMKMGDACSDGDGDGDGINTCTDEPDLASDSMQKEHVMVSDVWLSPHTMTSTREHKSGLAFQLNHQDKFSEPCLYPNKSLASIQKCSSTLHQNQPSDDASKGICVPSHDYVSANEEANGASSPSITRDENDNYPEDATSVPDCENKDGKLSAVQRVPRKPKKRRHGDMAYEGDADWDILLNEQGFLESQGVVDNEHSNRTRAKSDTSSIIAVEAENGSAAAVSAGLKAHAAGPVEKIKFKEVLKRKGGLQEYLERRNRILSLWSKDVSRILPLADCGVSDTPFEDEPSHATLIREIYAFLDHSGYINVGIASEKEKAETNAKHNYQLLNGKNLKENSGSSVADLEDGVSFIVGQVKSSDTSMEAKNDVILENATQMLGAIRGSRTGTPAAPELPDATEREECLADDYPEYGSIDNMPVDNMPVLSTGLSCEKLDGLTDPVITSELVNDSCTIQSASDDQVGGDHSLQCDSDVRKRIIIVGAGPAGLTAARHLQRQGFSVTVLEARSRIGGRVFTDRSSLSVPVDLGASIITGVEADVATERRPDPSSLVCAQLGLKLTVLNSDCPLYDIVTGQKVPADLDDRLEAEYNSLLDDMVLLVAQRGEHAMRMSLEDGLEYALKKRRLARLGTNKEETELHGSKNAFFDSNKGSVDGSFPLRNYSKEILDPLERRVMDWHFANLEYGCAALLKQVSLPYWNQDDVYGGFGGAHCMIKGGYSTVVESLGDGLPIRLNHIVTNVSYETKDSGSNGSGSYRVKVSTSNGSEFSGDAVLITVPLGCLKADTLKFSPPLPQWKHSSIQRLGFGVLNKVVLEFPEVFWDDSVDYFGATAEETNRRGQCFMFWNLRKTVGAPVLIALVVGKAAIDGQNMSSSDHVNHALMVLRKLFGEASVPDPVASVVTDWGRDPFSYGAYSYVAVGASGEDYDLLGRPVENCLFFAGEATCKEHPDTVGGAMMSGLREAVRIIDILRTGKDYTAEVEAMEVVHRQSDFERDEVRDITKRLDAVELSNVLYKDSLDGGQILTIEALLQEMFFNAKTTAGRLCVAKELLNLRVETLKSFAGTKEGLTTLNSWILDSMGKDGTQLLRHCVRLLVRVSTDLLAVRLSGIGKTVKEKVCVHTSRDIRAIASQLVNVWLEVFRKEKASNGGLKLSRQATAIDSAKRKSLKDPVMGKPPLHTHHGAMENKGNLQVPASGSFLPSNANLKKVNGKAAQHETTNDSKMEITSRSQGSIGTLDTELEGNNVAMSEEEQAAFAAAEAARAAALAAAEAYASSEAKCNTSLQLPKIPSFHKFARRDQFSQMDEVDTRRKWSGGVLGRQDCISEIDSRNCKVRNWSVDFSAACANLDSSKVSVDDLSLRSHSNEIASHLNFREHSGESVAVDSSIYTKAWVDTAGSVGIKDYHAIDRWQSQAAAADSEFFRSTVNIKDEEDSNTSSRLPTWRHDRLANESSVSQVTVNKESVKNLSRGADRIKQAVVDYVASLLMPLYKARKIDKEGYKSIMKKTATKVMEQATDAEKTMSVSEFLDFKRRNKIRSFVDKLIERHMEMKPNVKS